The Siniperca chuatsi isolate FFG_IHB_CAS linkage group LG7, ASM2008510v1, whole genome shotgun sequence genome includes a window with the following:
- the trip12 gene encoding E3 ubiquitin-protein ligase TRIP12 isoform X2 yields MSNRPNSNPGGSLRRSQRNTAAAQPQDHTVAGRSGLTLSVASFVLQDEPEAAGTSEQERPGNQSKSEGTRGLKRSEAPDQISTFGPTPAKKPKSLPPPRDNTSETKKGPAKSKKRSLASEPPASSGRGQSKKSGAAGASPIQKRKKADSLPGLSSTAGSLPNRTEGRTAKPTKLASKSAASAKAGCSNVTDSSSSASTSSSSSTTGTNSATTQGARVKQGKDQTKARRSRSASSPSPRRSTRDKEQAKTASSSKFEWAARFNPKVNLPKPKLSLPGSSKTETSKPGPSGLQAKLASLRKSTKKRSESPPAELPSFRRSTRQKTTGSCASTSRRGSGLGKRGAADARRQEKMADSDNNQDGANSSAARTDEASQGASASSSVAGAVGMTTSGESESDDSEMGRLQALLEARGLPPHLFGPLGPRMSQLFHRTIGSGASSKAQQLLQGLQATGDESQQLQAAIEMCQLLVMGNEETLGGFPVKSVVPALITLLQMEHNFDIMNHASRALTYMMEALPRSSAVVVDAIPVFLEKLQVIQFIDVAEQALTALEMLSRRHSKAILQAGGLADCLLYLEFFSINAQRNALAIAANCCQSITPDEFHFVADSLPLLTQRLTHQDKKSVESTCLCFARLVDNFQHEENLLQEVASRDLLTNIQQLLVVTPPVLSSGMFIMVVRMFSLMCSNCPCLAVQLMKQNIAETLRFLLCGASNGSCQEQIELVPRSPQELYELTSLICELMPCLPREGIFAVDVMLKKGSAQTTEGAIWQWRDDRGLWHPYNRIDSRIIETAHQNGEDEISLSTLGRVYTIDFNSMQQINEDTGTARGIQRKPNPLANPNTGSHQEVRREDARAQLMKEDPELAKCFIKTLFGVLYEVYSSSAGPAVRHKCLRAILRIIYFADAELLKDVLRNHAVSSHIASMLSSQDLKIVVGSLQMAEILMQKLPDVFSVYFRREGVMHQVKNLSESESFLVTSPPKACPSGTASLCTTTISTASTTSANNATPDLGSPSFQHSMDDSLDLSPQGRLSDVLKRKRLPKRGPRRPKYSPPRDDDKVDNQAKSPTSTQSPKSSFLASLNPKTWGKLGAQTNNANSEPSRTAGVSGLARAPPKDSISNNRDKIKAWIKEQASKFVERYFNSENVDGSNPALNVLQRLCTATEQLNLQVDGGMECLVEISSIVSESDVSSFEIQHSGLVKQLLVYLTSNNDRELLSRDVRLKRFLHVFAGCPVPGMEPVGRLDPTENGPYLALVHKINSCLSQMEQFPVKVHDFPSGNGNGSRGSQALKFFNTHQLKCQLQRHPDCTNVKQWKGGPVKIDPLALVQAIERYLVVRGYGRIREEDEDSDDDGSDDEIDESLAAQFLNSGSVRHRLQFYIGDHLLPYNMTVYQAVRQYSLQAEEERESTDDEANPLGRAGIWTKTHTIWYKPVREDEDGSKDAVGGKRGRAQSAPTKTSPRNAKKQDELWHDGVCPSVINPLETYLTSEPPETITFDDPSLEVNLLLRVLHSISRYWFYLYENAVCKEIIPTSEFINSKLTAKANRQLQDPLVIMTGNIPTWLIELGKTCPFFFPFDTRQMLFYVTAFDRDRAMQRLLDTNPEINQSDSQDSRVAPRLDRKKRTINRDELLKQAESVMQDLGSSRAMLEIQYENEVGTGLGPTLEFYALVSQELQRADLGLWRGEEVTLANPKGSQEGTKYMFSTRGLFAVPFGRTTKPAHIAKIKMKFRFLGKLMAKAIMDFRLLDLPLGLPFYKWMLRHEMSINSHDLVNIDPGVAKSIQHLEDIIRQKKRLEQDRSQTRETLQQALESLNMNGCSVEDLGLDFTLPGFPNIELKKGGKDVPVTIYNLEEYLRLVVYWTLNEGVSRQFESFREGFESVFPLHHLQYFYPEELDQLLCGSKSETWDVKTLMECCRPDHGYTHDSRAVRFLFEVLSSFDAEQQRLFLQFVTGSPRLPVGGFRSLNPPLTIVRKTFESTENPDDFLPSVMTCVNYLKLPDYSSIETMREKLLIAAREGQQSFHLS; encoded by the exons ATGTCCAACCGGCCTAATTCCAATCCAGGGGGGTCACTGCGCCGTTCACAGAGGAACACTGCTGCGGCCCAGCCACAAGACCACACAGTCGCGGGAAG AAGCGGTCTTACTCTGTCCGTGGCTTCATTTGTGTTGCAAGACGAACCAGAGGCTGCAGGGACATCTGAACAAGAGCGACCAGGCAACCAGTCAAAGAGTGAAGGCACCCGAGGGCTGAAGAGAAGTGAAGCTCCTGACCAAATTAGTACCTTCGGACCGACCCCTGCCAAGAAGCCTAAATCGCTCCCACCACCCAGAGACAATACCTCAGAGACCAAGAAAGGCCCAGCTAAGTCCAAGAAGAGATCACTTGCTTCAGAACCACCTGCATCGTCAGGTCGAGGTCAGAGCAAGAAGAGCGGGGCCGCTGGGGCCTCACCAATCCAGAAACGGAAGAAAGCAGACTCTCTCCCCGGTCTAAGTAGCACCGCTGGGTCCCTCCCCAATCGTACCGAGGGCAGAACTGCAAAACCCACCAAGCTGGCGTCTAAATCGGCCGCCTCAGCCAAAGCTGGGTGTAGCAACGTGACAGACtcgtcctcctctgcctccacctcttcctcttcctccaccacaGGCACCAACAGCGCCACCACGCAGGGTGCCCGAGTCAAACAGGGAAAAGATCAGACCAAGGCACGACGCTCTCGCTCAGCCTCAAGCCCCTCCCCACGCCGTAGTACCCGTGATAAGGAGCAGGCCAAAACTGCCAGCTCTTCAAAATTTGAGTGGGCAGCACGCTTCAACCCCAAAGTCAACCTGCCAAAACCTAAACTGTCCTTGCCCGGATCCTCCAAAACTGAGACCTCCAAACCTGGGCCATCAGGATTACAAGCTAAACTAGCAA GTTTGAGGAAATCCACTAAGAAGCGCAGCGAGTCTCCTCCAGCAGAGCTCCCCAGCTTTCGGCGGAGCACACGCCAGAAGACCACGGGCTCCTGTGCCAGCACCAG TCGGCGGGGCTCAGGCCTGGGCAAGCGCGGGGCAGCCGACGCTCGCCGACAGGAGAAAATGGCCGACTCCGACAACAACCAGGATGGGGCCAACTCGTCAGCCGCTCGCACTGATGAGGCGTCGCAAGGGGCTTCAG CTTCAAGCTCAGTTGCTGGAGCAGTGGGCATGACCACCTCTGGAGAGAGTGAGTCTGATGACTCTGAAATGGGAAGGCTTCAAG CCCTACTGGAGGCCAGGGGTCTCCCACCACATCTTTTTGGGCCCCTTGGACCTCGCATGTCGCAGCTGTTTCACAGGACCATTGGCAGTGGAGCCA GCTCCAAGGCTCAGCAGCTACTACAGGGCCTGCAGGCCACAGGTGACGAGTCTCAGCAGCTCCAAGCTGCTATTGAGATGTGCCAGCTGCTAGTGATGGGCAATGAGGAAACACTTGGTGGATTCCCTGTAAAGAGTGTGGTGCCCGCTTTG ATTACACTGTTACAAATGGAGCATAACTTTGATATT ATGAATCATGCCTCTCGTGCACTCACATACATGATGGAGGCACTCCCTCGATCCTCTGCTGTGGTGGTCGATGCTATTCCTGTCTTCCTGGAGAAG CTTCAGGTGATCCAGTTCATTGACGTAGCAGAGCAGGCCCTGACTGCCTTAGAGATGTTGTCAAGGCGACACAGCAAAGCCATTTTGCAGGCT GGTGGGCTCGCTGATTGCCTCCTCTACCTAGAGTTCTTTAGCATCAATGCTCAGAGGAATGCCTTGGCCATTGCAGCCAACTGCTGCCAGAGCATTACTCCAGATGAGTTCCACTTTGTTGCTGATTCTCTGCCACTGTTGACTCAGAGACTCACACACCAG GATAAGAAATCCGTCGAAAGCACTTGTCTCTGTTTCGCCAGACTGGTGGACAACTTTCAACATGAAGAG AACCTGCTGCAGGAGGTGGCATCACGTGACCTGTTGACCAACATTCAACAGCTGCTGGTAGTGACCCCTCCTGTGCTCAGCTCGGGGATGTTTATCATGGTTGTGCGCATGTTTTCCCTTATGTGCTCCAACTGCCCCTGCCTGGCAGTCCAACTAATGAAGCAGA ACATAGCAGAAACTCTGCGTTTCCTCTTGTGCGGTGCATCAAATGGCAGCTGCCAGGAGCAGATTGAACTGGTACCCCGGAGCCCCCAGGAGCTCTATGAATTGACCTCCCTCATATG TGAGCTGATGCCCTGCCTGCCTAGAGAGGGCATCTTTGCAGTTGATGTAATGCTCAAGAAGGGCAGTGCACAGACGACAGAGGGAGCAATCTGGCAGTGGAGGGATGACAGGGGTCTGTGGCATCCTTACAACCGCATTGACAGCCGCATCATTGAG ACAGCCCACCAGAACGGGGAGGATGAGATTAGCTTGTCAACCCTGGGCCGTGTGTACACAATTGACTTCAACTCTATGCAGCAGATCAATGAAGACACAGGAACAGCACGCGGTATCCAGAGGAAACCAAATCCTCTTGCCAACCCCAATACAG gGAGTCACCAGGAGGTTCGTCGAGAAGATGCACGAGCCCAGTTGATGAAGGAGGACCCGGAGCTGGCAAAGTGCTTTATCAAAACTCTGTTTGGGGTCTTGTATGAGGTGTACAGCTCATCAGCTGGCCCTGCTGTCAGACACAAGTGCCTTAGAGCCATCCTCAGGATCATCTACTTTGCTGATGCAGAGCTGCTGAAGGATGTGCTGAGGAACCATGCTGTGTCCAG TCACATTGCCTCCATGCTGTCCAGCCAGGACCTGAAGATTGTAGTGGGTTCTCTGCAGATGGCTGAGATCCTCATGCAGAAGCTGCCTGATGTCTTCAGTGTCTATTTCAGAAGAGAAG GTGTGATGCACCAGGTGAAGAACCTGTCAGAGTCTGAGAGCTTTCTAGTAACTAGTCCCCCGAAGGCTTGCCCTAGTGGTACTGCCAGTTTGTGCACTACCACCATCAGCACTGCATCCACCACATCTGCTAATAATGCAACTCCTGATCTGGGCTCACCCAGCTTCCAGCACAGCATGGATGACTCACTGGACCTCAGCCCACAAGG GCGGTTAAGCGATGTCCTAAAGAGGAAACGGCTACCTAAAAGAGGGCCCAGAAGGCCCAAATACTCTCCCCCAAGAGATGATGATAAAGTAGACAATCAGG CCAAGAGCCCTACCAGTACTCAGTCACCCAAATCATCCTTCTTGGCCAGTCTTAATCCCAAAACGTGGGGCAAGCTGGGTGCCCAGACCAACAATGCCAACTCAGAGCCCTCACGCACAGCGGGGGTGAGTGGCCTGGCAAGGGCACCTCCCAAGGACTCAATTTCAAATAACAG AGACAAAATAAAGGCCTGGATCAAAGAACAGGCAAGTAAGTTTGTGGAGCGCTACTTCAACTCTGAAAATGTGGATGGCAGCAACCCTGCACTGAATGTACTCCAGAGACTTTGCACAGCCACTGAGCAGCTCAATCTGCAG GTGGACGGTGGTATGGAATGCCTGGTGGAGATCTCAAGTATTGTATCAGAATCTGATGTGTCGTCTTTTGAGATCCAGCACAGTGGGCTAGTGAAGCAGCTCCTGGTCTACCTGACCTCCAACAACGACAGGGAATTGCTCAGCCGCGACGTGCGGCTCAAGAGGTTCCTCCATGTGTTCGCTGGCTGTCCG GTTCCAGGAATGGAGCCAGTAGGTCGTCTCGACCCGACAGAGAACGGGCCTTACCTGGCACTGGTgcacaaaataaacagctgcCTGAGCCAAATGGAGCAATTCCCTGTCAAAGTGCATGATTTCCCCAGTGGCAACGGCAATGGCAGCAG GGGCTCTCAGGCACTGAAGTTCTTCAACACACATCAACTCAAGTGTCAGCTGCAGAGACACCCAGATTGCACTAATGTTAAACAGTGGAAAGGCGGCCCTGTGAAGATAGACCCCCTGGCCCTGGTGCAAGCCATTGAGCGATATCTTGTTGTCAGAG GGTACGGCCGTATcagagaagaggatgaagaCAGTGATGACGACGGTTCAGATGATGAAATCGATGAATCACTG GCTGCGCAGTTCCTGAATTCTGGCAGTGTGCGTCACAGACTACAGTTCTACATTGGTGATCACCTGCTACCATACAACATGACAGTATACCAGGCTGTACGGCAGTACAGTCTTCAggcagaagaagaaagggagTCGACGGACGATGAGGCAAACCCACTTGGGCGAGCTGGCATCTGGACCAAAACGCACACAATATG GTATAAGCCTGTGAGAGAGGATGAGGACGGCAGCAAAGATGCTGTGGGTGGAAAGAGGGGCCGAGCCCAGAGTGCTCCCACCAAAACCTCACCTCGCAACGCCAAGAAGCAGGATGAGCTGTGGCATG ATGGTGTGTGTCCCAGTGTCATCAATCCTTTAGAGACATACCTCACTTCGGAGCCACCAGAGACCATAACCTTTGATGACCCCTCTTTAGAGGTCAACCTGCTGCTGAGGGTCCTGCACTCCATCAGTAGATACTGGTTCTACTTGTATGAA AATGCTGTGTGTAAGGAAATCATCCCTACCAGTGAGTTCATCAACAGTAAGCTGACCGCCAAAGCTAACCGTCAGCTACAAGACCCGCTGGTCATCATGACGGGAAACATCCCTACTTGGCTCATTGAGCTTGGAAAGACCTG CCCTTTCTTCTTCCCCTTTGACACCCGGCAGATGTTATTCTATGTAACTGCCTTTGATCGCGACAGAGCCATGCAACGCCTACTGGACACAAACCCTGagatcaaccaatcagattcTCAGGACAGCAGAGTCGCACCACGTCTTGACAGGAAGAAG AGGACGATAAACCGTGATGAGCTGCTAAAACAGGCTGAGTCTGTGATGCAAGACCTTGGCAGCTCCAGGGCAATGTTGGAGATTCAGTATGAGAACGAG GTTGGCACAGGTCTTGGCCCCACCCTGGAGTTCTACGCTCTGGTGTCTCAGGAGCTCCAGCGGGCCGATCTCGGCCTGTGGAGGGGTGAAGAGGTCACGCTGGCCAATCCTAAAG GAAGCCAAGAGGGAACTAAATACATGTTTAGCACCAGAGGACTGTTTGCTGTTCCCTTTGGCAGGACAACCAAACCAGCACACATAgccaaaatcaaaatgaagtTCCGTTTCTTAGGAAAGCTGATGGCCAAAGCCATTATGGACTTCAGACTG CTGGACCTGCCCCTGGGGCTGCCATTTTATAAGTGGATGCTACGGCACGAGATGTCCATAAACTCCCATGACCTGGTGAACATTGATCCTGGTGTGGCCAAGTCCATCCAGCACTTGGAGGATATTATCCGCCAGAAGAAGAGGCTGGAACAAGACCGATCACAG ACGAGGGAGACCCTACAGCAGGCACTGGAGAGCCTGAACATGAACGGCTGCTCAGTGGAGGACCTGGGTTTGGACTTCACCCTTCCAGGATTTCCGAACATTGAGCTGAAAAAGGGCGGTAAAGACGTCCCAGTCACAATCTACAACCTGGAGGAGTACCTCAGG TTGGTGGTGTACTGGACTCTAAATGAAGGTGTGTCCAGACAATTTGAGTCATTTCGGGAAGGGTTTGAGTCAGTCTTCCCCTTGCATCACCTGCAGTATTTCTATCCAGAGGAG CTTGACCAGTTGCTGTGTGGCAGCAAATCAGAGACGTGGGACGTCAAGACGCTGATGGAGTGCTGTCGACCGGACCACGGCTACACACATGACAG CCGCGCCGTACGTTTCCTGTTTGAGGTGTTGAGCAGCTTCGATGCCGAGCAGCAGAGACTCTTTCTGCAGTTTGTCACAGGGAGCCCCAGACTGCCCGTCGGAG GTTTCCGGAGCCTGAATCCCCCTCTGACGATTGTGAGGAAGACATTTGAGTCGACAGAGAACCCGGATGACTTTCTCCCCTCAGTCATGACCTGTGTCAACTACCTGAAGCTGCCTGACTACTCCAGCATAGAGACCATGCGAGAGAAACTGTTGATTGCGGCTCGCGAGGGCCAGCAGTCTTTCCACCTTTCCTGA